Genomic window (Leptospira kanakyensis):
AAAGCAATGGAAACAGCAAGAAAGATTGGTTCTGTGAGTGAAATTGCAAACTCCAATAAAGATTTGGTTTTTGCTCGCGCCAAACTTGACCGCGAACCATTACTCGAGGATTGGCTAGCACCAACTCTTGACCGATTGGATCAAATTAAAAAATAGATTCTAAGAAATTAGGAAGAAGATGGTGAATGGAGGATAGATGCATTCTATCCTCCGAGATTGGTTTGTTCTAAATTTGTATTTTGAATTAATGTTTGCGAAATCGTTCGCGGATCCCGAGTAGAAAGAAATAGAAAGTTTCCCACATCCTTTGGATTCGGTATGGTCTTGCGATGATCCTCCAAAGCCAAATGAGTCCTCTTTCTTTAAACCATTCAGGCGCCTTTTTATCAGCACCAGATAACATATCTAAGGCGCCACCTACACCGATCACAACGGCTTTACCAAAGTATCCAGTGTTGTTTTCGATCCAGATTTCTTGGTTGGGAAAGTCCATTGCAAGGAAAATGATATCCGGGCCAGTTTTACGAATGGCTTCTTTGACTCGCATCTCACGTTGCCTGTCCAAATGGCCTGCATGTCTGCCTACAATTCTTACTTTTGGAAAGTGTCTTGTCAGGTTGAAATAAATTCGTTCTACGATTTCGTCTTTGGCTCCAAAGATGAATGCTGTGAATTCTTTGAGTTCGGCCAAACGAATGAGATCCATCATGACAGCAATCGGAGTGACTCGTTCTTTGAGTCTACCCGAGGTCATCCAACCAATTCCCGCTCCTTCCACCAAAATGGTTCCTGCTTTTTCGGCAATCCGGTGGAGTGATTTTTTGGGACGCATCCTCATGAGTTTGATGGGATCTAAAAATAAAACATGGTGCATGCCTTCTTTTTTCTCAAGCACGCGGAAGAGTTTGGCTATGGCTTCGTCTGTAGTGACATTATCGATGGGGATTCCCAAAACTTTCAAAGTTTCCAACTTAGAAACATCGATATTTTGGTATTCCAGTAGTATATCCCTCTCGTCTTTTGAGGAATTGTGAACGATTTCGCTCAGTTGCTTCATGTAGCCGGGCTTTCCTTTCCTATCTAAAACATTATGTCCAGTACCCTCTATTGTCGCCTCTAAATTTTTAAAAACTGCCGTTTTTTCACTTGGATTGGAATCGAAAGAACGAGAAAAAGTATCAAAATGTTTCGAAGCCATCTATTTTCAATATTGATTCTCATTTTTCTCTCAAGCAGCAGTTATGCGGAAAAACTTTCCATTTATGGAACCATTCAAAATGGAACAACCGGTGGGTTTGGTAAGGCAGATTCCATTCGAATGTTAGCTTTACAAGGGGCGATGGTTCCTTTAGCAGACATTGGTCCACAATCCGGCAAGTTTCGTTTTCCCGAAACAGAATTGCCTGAAGGTGCACCCATCCTCTTACAAATCCAATACCAAGGTGTGAATTATAATAAAATGATTCCGCCAACTTCTAAGTTTCGTACATCTCCTCAGGATGTTACCGTGTTTGAGAAGGGAGCCGATCGCAAGCAAGTGGCTGTAAAAAGCTTAATGCAGGTTATGCGAGAGAAAAAGGGTCTTCGTGTTTTTAAATTGTTTTTGATTGATAACTCGAGTAAACCTCCTAAATCCTATGATTCTTCTCTTTCCCCTTTAGAATATTCCGTTGCAGCAGAAGCTACAGAAATTTTAGCACAAATCCAACAGCCAGGAAGTAAGATGGCAATTCCTCTTGGAATTCCTGAAGGAAAAAATGGAGGAAGGATACTCGATCGCGCCATCCTTCCTGGTGTTTCTGAAATGCAAATTTCTTATTTCATCCCAAATGAGTTTGATAAATTCACCGAACGTATGTTAATTGAGTCAGAAAATGGAAAATTCCCTATTTTTGTGAAACCACAAGATATGGAGATCAAAACGGGTGAAGGGACATCGGTCACCAAACTCGATAAAGACGTACCTCCTGGTCTTAGTGCTTATGTTTTAAGTTCGTTGGATTTTGGTACAGCCGTAGAATTTACTTTTTCAGGTGGAAAACCACTTCCAACTATCTCTAACAATACAAATCCAGAAATTTGGAATGGATCTATACTCACAAGTTGGGATCTTTCCCTTTTTGCTGTAGTTGGGTTTCTTGGATTTTTATTTACGCTCTCATTTATTTTTGTCTATCGAAAACAAATAGAAAGGAAAAACAATCCATGAACCAAAAACAAACAAAACGAGAAACAACCTATTTGCGATTCTTTGGCCTCGGCGAACTCGCAGATCATGGATCTAGAGGAATTTTGGCGTTTTGGGTAATTCTTGCACTCACATTCTTTTTGTTTGGTGATCAAAACTTAATTGCACCGAATATGAAAAATATTGCTGCTTCTCTTGGTATTACAAATCAAGCAGAGATCGATTGGAAATTTGGTGCAGAAGTCCCTACGTTATTTTTTATTTTAGGTGCTTTAGTTTCATTATCGATGGGGTATCTTTCACAAGCTTTTTCACGTAAACGTTTGTTAATTGCTGCTGTTTTACTTGGTGAAATTCCGTGTTTTTTATCTGGTTTCGCTACTTCCTATAATGAGTTTTTGATTTTGCGTACACTTTGTGGATTTGGATTGGGGGGAATTTTTCCTTTGATTTATAGTTTGATTGGTGATTATTTTTCAAGTCATTCAAGAGCTATTGCCACTGGTTATGTTTCACTAATGATTGGCCTTGGTGTGGGTGTTGGTCAATTGTTAGGAGGAATTTTAGGTGGAGCTGATCCCATTGATGGCTGGAGGGCTTCCTTCATTTATATGTCAGCACCTTCTTTTCTTTTTGCTCTCATTTATTTAGTGTTTTGTGAAGAACCAAAACGTGGTGGTTCAGAAGAAGTTGACGCAGCAAACACTCTTTCCCACAAAATAACATTCAAAGACTTTAAAATACTTTTTGAAAATAAAACCAACATAGGTGTGTTTTTACAAGGCATTCCTGGTTGTATCCCGTGGGGTGTGTTTTTTGTTTTTTTAGCAGATTATTACGAAAACACTTATCTGTTTTCAAAAGAAGTCGCTGCTGGTATGATCACCTTTGCTGCCATAGGTATTTTTATTGGATCATTTTTTGGGGGAGTTCTTGGTCAGTTACTTTATAATATAAAAAAACAATACCAACCTTTACTCTGCATCTTCTCCATTATATTTGGAATTTTCCCAGCAGTGTATTTGTTATATGCATTTAACATTGTTGGAAATATGGCATTATTTATTGGGCTAAACATAATCACTGGTATACTTATCTCCATCACGGGGCCGAATGTAGGTGCGGTGCTTATCAATGTGAACTCTCCAAAATCAAGAAGTGCTATCTTTTCTCTTTATAACCTGACAGACAATTTGGGAAAAGGTCTTGGGCCTGCAATGTCTGCTGTAATTTTAGGTTTAACAACCGATCGCGCTTTGGCACTATCCTTATCGATTTTGTTTTGGATCCCTTGTGCATTGGCTTGGTTTCTCATTCTTTTTAACTACGAAAAAGATGAAGAAACAATGCGAAATCGTTTGTTAACAGAAGGATAAAATTACTACAGTAATATGATCAAACATAACTTACTCGATATCGAAGGGACAACGGCACCGATTGCCTTTGTCCATCAAATCCTATTTCCTTATGCAAAAAAACATATTGTTACATTTCTGAAGGACTATCAGTTTACGGAAGTTAAATGGGAAGAAATTCGGTTGGAGTTTGAGAAGGATATCGTTTTGAGAGAAGAAAAGTTTGTATCTCGTTTTTCTAAAGGTGAAACTAATTCGAAATCGGAACTTTTGTCTTTTTCTCCTGAAATTGTTCCATCTTATTTTGAATACTTAATTGAGAAGGATCGAAAATTTGGCCCCTTAAAAGAAGTCCAAGGAAAAATCTGGAAACAAGGTTATGAATCGGGTGAAATCAAGAGCACTGTCTATCCAGACGTTCCTGAGTTTTTAAAAAAAGCACAGGAAGATGGGATTCAGAATCATGTGTATTCTTCTGGTTCTGTTGAAGCCCAAATTTTGATTTACCAATATTCAGAGTTAGGTGATTTAAGAAATTATTTTGTTTCTTATTACGATACTGCCGTTGGTGGGAAAAGAGAAAAACAAAGTTATGAGAACATTGCAAAAGAATTAAAATCTTCTCCAAACCAAATACGTTTTTTTACAGATATTGTAGAAGAGGCGGAGGCAGCAAGTGCAGCGGGAATGGATGTGGTGATCTTAAACCGCCCAGGCAATATCCCGCAAAAACCACATTCCTTTCCCGTTTGGGATCATTTTTAAGTTAGAATCCAAATACTAAAAGAATAGATTCCAATCAGTATCGGAAAGGTAACCTTCCAAAATGGATGGGCCTCTTTCAGATTCATAAATACAAAACATATAAATAGAAATTTGACCGCACTCATTAGGATCAAATTCCAATTCCCCGGAATTGTTGTACCCATTCCAAAAAAAGAATAATAAACTATGAATAATAAAATGATATAAGTGATTACGATGCTTTTCATTTTTTCTCCTATTGAATCAAATAGAGTGCAGGATAGAGTAAAAGCCAAATCAAATCGCACATATGCCAAAATACGGCTCCGGCCTCTAAGTTTTCGAACGATATTGTTTTGCGACTGATGTATATGATAAAAAGAATGATCACTCCTACAACTACATGTAAGTAATGAAATCCAGTGAGTAACCAATAATAACTAAAAAAAACATTACCATCCAAATCGAAACCTAAGTTCCATTTTTCTCGAAACTCATAAAATTTAAGAAAAAGAAAAGCAAAGCCAAATACAATAGAAGCAGATAAAAGAATAGAGAAATGGTTCAATTTCAGTTTGGTTTTATAAAATACAGCAAGAGCAATACAAAATCCACTGCTGAGTAGAAAGATTGTATTCCAAAATGCAAAAGTTTTAGTCAGTTGGGATTGCATCATCAAAAAACCACTAGGATCTTTTGATTTATCATACAAAAGCGAACCGATTCCCAAACAGAAAGTCAGAACTTCGACAAGTACAATCATCCAAATAAGGATTCCTCCAGGTGGA
Coding sequences:
- a CDS encoding prokaryotic cytochrome C oxidase subunit IV, with product MKSIVITYIILLFIVYYSFFGMGTTIPGNWNLILMSAVKFLFICFVFMNLKEAHPFWKVTFPILIGIYSFSIWILT
- a CDS encoding WecB/TagA/CpsF family glycosyltransferase encodes the protein MKQLSEIVHNSSKDERDILLEYQNIDVSKLETLKVLGIPIDNVTTDEAIAKLFRVLEKKEGMHHVLFLDPIKLMRMRPKKSLHRIAEKAGTILVEGAGIGWMTSGRLKERVTPIAVMMDLIRLAELKEFTAFIFGAKDEIVERIYFNLTRHFPKVRIVGRHAGHLDRQREMRVKEAIRKTGPDIIFLAMDFPNQEIWIENNTGYFGKAVVIGVGGALDMLSGADKKAPEWFKERGLIWLWRIIARPYRIQRMWETFYFFLLGIRERFRKH
- a CDS encoding cytochrome c oxidase subunit 3, which encodes MQQNNQNQETSLWYPPGGILIWMIVLVEVLTFCLGIGSLLYDKSKDPSGFLMMQSQLTKTFAFWNTIFLLSSGFCIALAVFYKTKLKLNHFSILLSASIVFGFAFLFLKFYEFREKWNLGFDLDGNVFFSYYWLLTGFHYLHVVVGVIILFIIYISRKTISFENLEAGAVFWHMCDLIWLLLYPALYLIQ
- a CDS encoding MFS transporter, whose protein sequence is MNQKQTKRETTYLRFFGLGELADHGSRGILAFWVILALTFFLFGDQNLIAPNMKNIAASLGITNQAEIDWKFGAEVPTLFFILGALVSLSMGYLSQAFSRKRLLIAAVLLGEIPCFLSGFATSYNEFLILRTLCGFGLGGIFPLIYSLIGDYFSSHSRAIATGYVSLMIGLGVGVGQLLGGILGGADPIDGWRASFIYMSAPSFLFALIYLVFCEEPKRGGSEEVDAANTLSHKITFKDFKILFENKTNIGVFLQGIPGCIPWGVFFVFLADYYENTYLFSKEVAAGMITFAAIGIFIGSFFGGVLGQLLYNIKKQYQPLLCIFSIIFGIFPAVYLLYAFNIVGNMALFIGLNIITGILISITGPNVGAVLINVNSPKSRSAIFSLYNLTDNLGKGLGPAMSAVILGLTTDRALALSLSILFWIPCALAWFLILFNYEKDEETMRNRLLTEG
- the mtnC gene encoding acireductone synthase — its product is MIKHNLLDIEGTTAPIAFVHQILFPYAKKHIVTFLKDYQFTEVKWEEIRLEFEKDIVLREEKFVSRFSKGETNSKSELLSFSPEIVPSYFEYLIEKDRKFGPLKEVQGKIWKQGYESGEIKSTVYPDVPEFLKKAQEDGIQNHVYSSGSVEAQILIYQYSELGDLRNYFVSYYDTAVGGKREKQSYENIAKELKSSPNQIRFFTDIVEEAEAASAAGMDVVILNRPGNIPQKPHSFPVWDHF